A single Dunckerocampus dactyliophorus isolate RoL2022-P2 chromosome 2, RoL_Ddac_1.1, whole genome shotgun sequence DNA region contains:
- the LOC129176631 gene encoding regulator of G-protein signaling 5-like has protein sequence MCRGLDLLPITCLERAKELKALFGSLLQKTDHSIPVQPKKNETQSSNVDERVKWKESFEKLLSSQNGLCLFRAFLVSEFSEENIAFYLACEDYRTTKPSKMSIKAKKIYDDFISADAPREVNLDHVTKALTKENLEHPTQSCFDLAQAKIYTLMEKDCYPRFLKSLTQQSGQERISVLIKTCPANGRQM, from the exons ATGTGCAGAGGACTTGATCTGCTGCCAATCACTTGCTTGGAAAG GGCCAAGGAGCTGAAAGCTCTGTTTGGAAGTTTGCTGCAAAAGACGGATCACAGCATCCCCGTGCAGCCGAAAAAAAATGAGACGCAGAG CTCTAATGTCGATGAGCGTGTGAAATGGAAGGAGTCCTTTGAGAAATTGCTGTCCAGTCAAA ATGGGTTGTGCCTATTCAGAGCCTTCCTCGTGTCGGAATTCAGTGAGGAAAACATTGCCTTCTACTTAGCGTGTGAAGACTACAGGACCACCAAGCcatcaaaaatgtccatcaagGCCAAGAAAATCTACGATGACTTCATCAGCGCAGACGCTCCCCGAgag GTAAATCTTGATCATGTGACTAAAGCCCTCACTAAGGAGAACTTGGAGCATCCCACTCAGTCATGTTTCGATCTGGCCCAAGCCAAAATCTACACCCTGATGGAGAAGGACTGCTACCCTCGTTTCCTCAAGTCCTTGACGCAGCAGAGCGGACAAGAACGTATAAGTGTCTTAATCAAGACCTGCCCGGCAAACGGCAGGCAGATGTGA